From Littorina saxatilis isolate snail1 unplaced genomic scaffold, US_GU_Lsax_2.0 scaffold_469, whole genome shotgun sequence, a single genomic window includes:
- the LOC138954984 gene encoding hemicentin-1-like gives MKIKNTRPASPSLGSGCPVDYVPELSVVTCTCITSSLGSPPGVIGWSHDMSSSVLTLPRVTRSDHNTNFTCNVKWSSLTQNTNMELKIAYGPDPGTTTISGADVTNGVFDTDGSLDLHLTCSTPDSAVNPAPSYSWVQPAGCRGQGQGSCTFRPQLPQNVTVTCTVTNQKNSGRVQTVDITVILNYPPTQSPDITGYSTGQVSYMNDPLSLTCDVTGGYPEVSQVTLKCDNHPQTVTPGQQGRLNIASLTASDHQTTCTCSATWKVTSLYTRTGSVFLTVHSPPSVPSISQVSPAQFPYMEGDTPILTCKCSNPGFPPANYTWSGHRSQDNVVTSPGASRLMMASLTRHDNHRIIVCNASNDYTQHRGDVTPTDHKITVYYSPILNLASSADNNCTFRRDLDRGQRSCVVHEGQPIRFQCSASSNPTVASITWTSPSGLANGQGGNGQLVIPSADRHAHNTEFNCTATTGNSPPDSRLPLTNSTSLRVYVAYPSRLFAFELNNVPTNLTVNESVTSVNVTCRSDGRPTPRMQLVRKHDGTVLKIVTGGSYTDVDDDTVVNHVISPARCEDTGTYMCVSDNQLGLEERQALSLFVNCVPRRAESRPDPLKVNYEGRPVQLSVNMVAFPLPDTFTFVFHGPANNVSEPVTSGKLDSRCWNALPAYRVTCNVTVKDITSRDAGVYSLKVENTFGHSNILLEVTYFEKDAQAGESTGGLSAEAAVGVTLALVFVVVGVTVVWMWRRHWVLPCIPSSANASEFGVDGKRIREWRENRNSLLRHQAGKEKKKRKLHGGRDVRSEEVDEGVLEYLDQERAEGRVVRNKDLQRRALELAGGLDIDEFVASPMWLKRWKQRHAVSTRRGTNTNQT, from the exons ATGAAGATAAAG AACA CGAGACCTGCCAGTCCGTCGCTTGGAAGCGGGTGTCCAGTTGACTACGTGCCAGAGTTGTCTGTCGTGACGTGTACCTGTATCACGAGCAGCCTGGGCTCCCCGCCAGGTGTCATCGGCTGGTCCCACGACATGTCATCCTCCGTACTGACCTTACCTCGAGTGACAAGGAGTGACCACAACACCAACTTTACCTGCAACGTCAAATGGAGTTCCTTGACACAGAACACTAACATGGAACTTAAAATAGCCT ACGGCCCTGACCCCGGCACTACCACCATCTCTGGCGCTGACGTCACTAACGGCGTCTTTGACACGGATGGGTCACTTGACCTTCACCTTACATGCAGCACTCCCGATAGTGCTGTGAACCCTGCTCCTTCCTACAGCTGGGTTCAGCCCGCTGGGTGCAGAGGTCAGGGTCAAGGGTCATGTACATTTCGACCCCAGCTTCCACAGAATGTCACTGTGACCTGCACAGTTACCAACCAGAAGAACTCAGGGAGGGTCCAGACTGTAGACATAACTGTAATACTGAAct ACCCTCCTACCCAGTCACCAGACATCACGGGATACAGTACCGGTCAAGTGAGCTACATGAACGACCCTCTCAGCTTGACGTGTGACGTCACTGGGGGTTACCCTGAGGTCAGCCAGGTGACCTTGAAGTGTGACAACCACCCTCAGACCGTGACCCCCGGACAGCAAGGAAGGCTGAACATAGCGTCCCTCACAGCCAGTGATCACCAGACCACCTGTACCTGTAGCGCCACCTGGAAGGTGACGTCACTCTACACACGGACAGGCAGCGTGTTTCTCACTGTGCACT CGCCCCCCTCAGTCCCGTCCATCAGTCAGGTTAGCCCCGCCCAGTTCCCCTACATGGAGGGAGACACGCCCATCCTGACATGTAAATGCAGCAATCCGGGCTTCCCGCCAGCTAACTACACCTGGTCTGGTCACAGGAGTCAGGACAACGTAGTTACCTCCCCCGGTGCAAGCCGGCTAATGATGGCGTCACTGACCCGTCACGACAACCACCGCATCATCGTCTGTAACGCAAGCAACGACTACACTCAACACCGTGGTGACGTCACGCCCACTGACCACAAGATAACCGTCTACT ATTCACCCATTTTGAACCTTGCATCATCTGCTGACAACAACTGCACTTTCCGTCGCGACCTTGACCGTGGTCAGCGAAGCTGTGTAGTACATGAAGGTCAACCAATCAGATTTCAGTGCAGCGCCAGCAGTAACCCGACGGTCGCCAGCATCACGTGGACTTCTCCATCAGGATTGGCCAACGGACAGGGTGGTAACGGTCAGCTGGTCATCCCGTCTGCTGACAGACACGCTCACAACACAGAGTTCAACTGCACGGCCACCACAGGAAACTCCCCGCCTGACTCGCGTCTGCCCCTGACAAACTCCACGTCTCTCCGTGTCTATGTGGCCT ACCCATCACGTTTATTTGCCTTTGAACTGAACAACGTTCCCACCAACCTTACGGTGAATGAGAGTGTCACTTCCGTCAACGTCACGTGTCGCTCTGACGGACGTCCGACTCCCAGGATGCAACTCGTCAGGAAGCATGACGGGACGGTGCTGAAGATTGTGACCGGGGGCTCGTACACAGATGTTGATGACGACACAGTTGTGAATCACGTGATCAGTCCGGCAAGGTGTGAGGACACCGGGACCTACATGTGTGTCTCTGACAACCAGCTGGGACTAGAGGAGCGACAGGCACTCAGCTTGTTCGTCAACT GTGTCCCACGCAGAGCAGAGTCCCGTCCCGACCCTCTCAAAGTGAACTACGAGGGTCGTCCTGTCCAGCTGTCTGTCAACATGGTGGCCTTCCCTCTGCCTGACACCTTCACCTTTGTCTTCCACGGTCCAGCGAACAACGTGTCAGAGCCAGTGACGTCTGGTAAACTGGACAGCCGTTGCTGGAATGCTCTCCCTGCATACCGGGTTACCTGCAACGTCACTGTGAAAGACATTACCTCCCGGGACGCCGGCGTCTATTCACTGAAGGTCGAGAACACTTTTGGTCATTCAAACATTCTCTTAGAAGTTACATACTTTG AAAAAGACGCTCAGGCCGGAGAAAGCACGGGTGGCCTAAGTGCTGAGGCTGCAGTCGGTGTGACCTTGGCGCTGGTGTTTGTCGTCGTCGGTGTTACCGTTGTGTGGATGTGGCGCCGCCATTGGGTTTTACCTTGCATTCCTTCTTCTGCCAATG caagtgagtttGGGGTAGATGGAAAAAGGATACGAGAATGGCGAGAGAATCGCAATAGCCTGTTACGTCACCAGGCcggaaaggaaaagaagaagcgaAAGTTACATGGCGGTCGAGACGTCAGATCAGAAGAGGTTGATGAAGGTGTGTTAGAATATCTTGATCAAGAGCGGGCGGAAGGGCGTGTCGTCCGCAACAAAGATTTGCAAAGAAGAGCCTTAGAACTGGCTGGTGGACTGGACATAGACGAATTTGTCGCATCACCTATGTGGCTGAAGCGTTGGAAACAAAGGCATGCTGTCTCCACTCGGCGAGGTACCAATACCAACCAGACGTAA